A section of the Rhizobium sp. SSA_523 genome encodes:
- the rplT gene encoding 50S ribosomal protein L20: MARVKRGVTSRAKHTKTLKAAKGFYGRRKNTIRAAKAAVDRSRQMATRDRRANKRNFRALWIQRINAAVREFGLTYGRFIDGLNKAGIEVDRKVLSDMAIHEPAAFGALVDASKKALEYLKEAGTTNEFERAVR, translated from the coding sequence ATGGCACGCGTAAAACGTGGCGTAACCTCTCGCGCCAAGCACACCAAGACCCTCAAGGCCGCCAAGGGCTTCTACGGCCGCCGCAAGAATACGATCCGCGCCGCCAAGGCAGCCGTTGATCGTTCGCGGCAGATGGCGACGCGCGATCGTCGCGCCAACAAGCGCAACTTCCGCGCCCTGTGGATCCAGCGCATCAATGCCGCCGTGCGCGAATTCGGCCTGACCTATGGCCGGTTCATCGACGGCCTGAACAAGGCTGGCATCGAAGTGGACCGCAAGGTTCTCTCCGACATGGCCATTCATGAGCCGGCAGCCTTCGGCGCGCTGGTTGATGCGTCGAAGAAGGCTCTGGAATATCTGAAGGAAGCCGGCACGACGAACGAGTTTGAGCGCGCGGTTCGTTAA
- the pheS gene encoding phenylalanine--tRNA ligase subunit alpha — translation MSDLENLKHSLLTEIAAAGDEAALEAVRLAAMGKKGSVSELLKTLGSMSAEERQSRGAAINALKNEVTDALNARKLVLREAAINARLAAETLDVTLPVRSSPAERGRIHPISQIVDEITAIFADMGFSIAEGPDIETDYYNFTALNFPEGHPAREMHDTFFFQPDEKGERKVLRTHTSPVQIRTMESQKPPIRIIIPGKTYRQDSDATHSPMFHQVEGLVVDKKSHVGNMRWILEEFCKAFFEVDSVTMRFRPSFFPFTEPSFEVDIQCDRSSGPIVKFGEGNDWMEILGCGMVHPNVLRAGGLDPDEYQGFAWGMGLDRIAMLKYGMPDLRDFFNADVRWMNHYGFRPLDMPTLFGGLSS, via the coding sequence ATGTCCGATCTGGAAAACCTGAAACATTCGCTTCTGACGGAAATCGCGGCTGCGGGCGACGAAGCAGCTCTGGAAGCCGTTCGTCTGGCCGCCATGGGCAAGAAGGGCTCGGTCTCCGAGCTCCTGAAGACGCTGGGCTCGATGAGTGCGGAGGAGCGGCAGAGCCGTGGGGCGGCCATCAATGCGCTGAAGAACGAGGTGACGGACGCGCTCAACGCCCGCAAGCTCGTTCTGCGCGAGGCTGCCATCAATGCGCGGCTGGCAGCCGAGACGCTTGATGTCACGCTTCCGGTACGCTCTTCGCCCGCCGAGCGGGGCCGGATCCATCCGATCAGCCAGATTGTCGACGAGATCACCGCGATTTTCGCCGATATGGGATTTTCGATCGCCGAAGGCCCGGATATCGAGACGGATTATTACAATTTCACCGCCTTGAACTTCCCCGAAGGTCATCCGGCCCGCGAAATGCACGATACCTTCTTCTTCCAGCCGGATGAGAAGGGCGAGCGGAAGGTATTGCGCACGCATACCTCGCCGGTTCAGATTCGCACCATGGAGAGCCAGAAGCCGCCCATCCGCATCATCATTCCCGGCAAGACCTATCGCCAGGATTCCGACGCGACCCATTCGCCGATGTTCCATCAGGTCGAGGGCCTGGTCGTCGACAAGAAGAGCCATGTCGGCAATATGCGGTGGATTCTCGAGGAGTTCTGCAAGGCCTTCTTCGAGGTCGACAGCGTCACCATGCGCTTCCGCCCGTCATTCTTCCCCTTCACGGAGCCGAGCTTCGAGGTTGATATCCAGTGCGACCGCTCCTCCGGCCCGATCGTGAAATTCGGAGAAGGCAATGACTGGATGGAGATTCTCGGCTGCGGCATGGTTCACCCGAACGTGCTGCGCGCCGGCGGCCTCGATCCTGACGAATATCAGGGCTTTGCCTGGGGCATGGGGCTCGACCGCATCGCCATGCTGAAATACGGCATGCCGGACCTGCGCGATTTCTTCAATGCCGATGTGCGCTGGATGAACCATTACGGCTTCCGCCCGCTCGACATGCCAACCCTGTTCGGCGGTTTGAGTTCTTGA
- the rpmI gene encoding 50S ribosomal protein L35 produces MPKMKTKSSAKKRFKITATGKVVAAAAGKRHGMIKRSNKFIRDARGTMILAEPDGKKVIKNYLPNGL; encoded by the coding sequence ATGCCCAAGATGAAGACGAAGTCCTCCGCCAAGAAGCGGTTCAAGATCACCGCGACCGGCAAGGTCGTGGCTGCCGCCGCCGGCAAGCGCCACGGCATGATCAAGCGGTCCAACAAGTTCATCCGCGATGCGCGCGGCACGATGATCCTCGCCGAACCCGACGGCAAGAAGGTCATCAAGAACTACCTGCCGAACGGTCTCTGA